aCTGCGTGCGTttgcgcgaggccgagcaggggggtgggaggggggtcgtgacccccctccccaccccctgcaaggccgagcctggaacgagccggcgTAGGccgcgacgcggcgtgccgcggcgccgcatgcgcaggcgagtccgtcacaccccgtcgcctccctgtctatcttaggggtgtggttctggggttgcgtgcgtcctattgttgaaAAAACAGCATGTCCGCACTGCGCccgtcaaccaagcgcactgcatgcgttagcgcgaggccgagaaGGTGGGTGGGGAGGGgagtcgtgacccccctccccaccccctgcgaggccgagcctggaacaagccggagcaggcggtgacgcggcgtgccgcggcgccgcatgcgcaggcgagtccgtcacacgcCGTCGCctccttgtctatcttaggggtgtggctctggggttgcgtgcatcctattgttggaaaaacagaatgtccgcactacgcctgtcaaccaaacgcactgcgtgcgttagcgcgaggcctcgcagggggtgggagggggagtcatgacccccctccccacacccctgcgaggccgagcggGGGGTGGGAGGGGGAGTCATGACCCCCCTCCCCACACCCATGCGAGGCCGAGTCTGgaatgagccggagcaggcggcgacgcggcgtgccgctacgccacatgcgcaggcgagtccgtcacaccccgtcgcctccctgtcacaCCCCATGCGCATGTCAACCAAGCCAGGATGCGACGTGGGATTGTGCCGTTGTAGCCAAGTGAAAATATTCACAGTGCTAGTGTTTTTGATTGGCTGGAAAAAATATTCGTCTAAGCGAACTGCAATGCTTTATTGACAGCACATCTTTCGTCCCATACCGGACTGCATAGCGGACTGCATTTTTTAGGTGAGCGGGTACTGGAGTTACTTGCTAGTTGTGCGTCGTTGGGCTTTGTTTGTTTTTGGGCTGTGAGAATTTGTTAGGCCTGTGTTCGGGGAGTGAAGGCGCATTGGGCCCAAGTCGGCCTATGAGCACGGCTGGTTCCCGGTGCGTTGTGTGCGGcctaatgtttagtcccacctcgcccgcggAAGGCGCACCTGACCTGTTTATTAGCACTGGCGAGGCCGCCATATCGAACACCTCTGGTTACTTCTTTCGGCGCTTATACACGGCGCTCGCTGCTCTATGCTTTCTGACCTATGGGCCCATGTGTGCCCGGCCCCATGCATTGTGGCTCAGAACGGCTCGCCTATGGTGGGCACAGACCTACTATGAGACTGGCTAGGGCTGGGTGCACCTGTGGTGGTCAATATTTTTTCTTTGTATTTTCTCTCTTAAGTATTTTCTTCCATGTAGGGACGTGCACTGCTTAGCAAAACATCTGTGTACTGCATTGATCAGGGTTCTGTACTGCATGTGCACGCATTCCGTACTACACATGTTTGCGCTACATTTTTGTGCACTACATGGGTAGCATCTTTCTTTATTGTTTTTCCCTCTTACGTATCATTTTTTCTAGTGTACGGGTGTGCACTGCTTTGTTGCCTCTATGTGCACTGCATTCGTCATAGTCCTGTGCTGCAGGTGTACACATTTTGCACTGCGTGCATCCTTCTTTGTGCCAAAGTTGTGACTGGTTATGCCAACGCTGCGGACTGCATGGCTTACATTTAAGGACTACATCAGGTGCACTAATTCTGCTTTTGTGCACTGCGCGAAAGTGCTTCTCTTGTGCTTCATTTTGAGCATGTACTGCACTTCATCCACACATATAGTGAACTTTCTGGTAAGACTTTGGAGAACTGCACACATTTTTAGAGACCTATTACGGGACTGGCTGGGGCCTGGTTGCAGCTGGGTGGTTAATTTTTTCCTTATCTGAAGCATTTTTTTCTTTTGGAGTATATATATTTCGTGGTAGTACAAATGATGTCATTTGTACTGCTTGCACCAACATTGAGTACTGCACTGCACGTACCAAGTCTGTGTGTTGTGCACTGAACAAAAGTTGCTGCAGCCCCTCTCGTTCTGCATTTATGCATGTACTGCACTTCATGTATACACTTTGTGAACTGCCTTATATTTGTTAGGTGAACTGTATTCACGTTTCTTTATAATGGTATGCGGATTATATTTTTTATAAATATTAATGTTCTTTTTCTATAATTACTTTTTGTGGACTACATGTGTACAAATGTGTAATGCTTATTTTTCACCATTGTGAACTGCATTAATCTTCCTTTTTAGGTATGAGTTGTAGTCAGATTACTTAATTTTTAACATTGTTTTTGAATATGTTTTGTATGTGAATAGTATGTTTTGGTATCACACAttaaatttttcaaagttttctGGATACTTGTTCTAACACAAACTAATTTCAGCGAAAGCAATTGATCACAAGCAAACTGACGATACATAAGCAAACAACAGAAAGAAAATTTAATGATAATTCTAAAACGACATTGTTTTTACAAAAGAAATGTTCGATATGAAGCAACGGACATAATCAAAAGCTtgcatacatgaaacaaagaaCAACACAACGGATAAAGTAAAGTGAAACTAAAACATAGCCCTGAATTATTTCTAGTTGCTGTATTGGATtacagccttgttcttcttctgctttgcttctttgtctctttTTGCCCTGTCCAGTCCCATGATGACATCGTAGATGATTCTCCATGACTCATATATTGCGAATGCATCTATTGCTACATACTTGATAAGCTTTTCTTGCAGTGGGCAAAATCCCCACAGAGTATGGTCCTCCTTGCGGTTAATTTTTTCTTCATGTCATGGTAGTGAATGTCTATCATCCTGCCGGCAACTTCTTTTTATTGTATGGGTCTCTCCATTCCACATGAATATCAATGTAGTTGTGGGAGTTGATCTCCAAACCAGATAGCTTCAGCTGGCTTTTGTCTCCTTCAATGGCGAATCCACGAAGGTGTACTCACCATtcatgaggaatttgtctagttcCATTGGCCTGCTAGATGTTTGTATAGAGTGAATATAGTTTATTTTCTTAGAACTACcaatgtttttttgttttttctgaaACTGAACTGCAATATGAATATCTGAATCTGTTGCATTGCGTAGTTGCTAATACTTGGCATAACTAGTAAACTTGATAATATATTGCATAAACAATGCATGTTTTGTGCATGATTGTATTCTTGAACTGAATTTCATACATGTTTTGTATAGTAATGTTGCAGTTTTCTATTGTTCAGTCAAATAGTTTGTATTtggtaaaacaaaataaaactgcGTGTATTGCTAGATCATATAATTCAAGAATTGAACACATGAGTGACATACATGGAGCCAGATGAAAACTGTCAATGAATTCATATGCCATGCTTTTCAAAAATGAGAACCAAAGTTTAAATATTGGCAATTGTAGTGAATAAAATTTAAAATCAATATTGACAAGCAATAGTACAGATTGATAGTTATTCTGACCTGTCTTTAGCTGCAGCGATGTGGTAGACAAGGCATTCTTTTTCTAGGCATAGCTGGAGCACTGCCGCCCGCTGTGGCTTCACGTAGTGCGTGTACTCGACATCAACGCCGACTAGTTTGATGGGCATTCCGCCGAGCTTCCTCCTGAGCGTGGACAACATCTTGTCCACGTCTTCACCCTTGCTTGTGCAAATGACGTGGAGCTTGTGGTTGCCGTGGAGGTCAACGTCGTGGAGCTCCCTGGTGTACCTGCGGTGCTGCTTGTACAGAGGTGCATCCGCCATGATTCTCCTCTGCTCTCTCGTGCTTGTTCGGGAGAGAAGTGGTTAGTGAAAGGAAGTGTGGAGAAGAAGATGCAATGGGGTTTTTGGGGGGACGAAGCAGTTGTGTTTTCTCCTCTGCTCTCCTTGATAGGACGTGGGAGAGGTGGAGCGGGGTGGTAGCGTGGTGGGGCTCTATTTTTAGTTACGTGGAAACTACAGAGAGGTTCTGCTATGAGGAGGTTCTGTTAGTGCGTTGGAAATCCGGAACGTCGTCGCCTCTTTTTTCATGACTAGTTTAGGTATGCATGCAACTGTCAGAAAATGTGATGATTGTGTTTTCGGTGAATTTTCCTAGTAAGTGCACTTCTTTGCTATAAGAACAGAACTGCGTATGTCCACATAGTGTACTGCATAGAAGTAAAATTTATTCTTTGTACACTGAATTATATCGGATTAGGATTCATATAGATGTACGGACATTTAGTTTTTTGATGGagttctttctttttttctctttttttgatGGTAATGCAACTTTTGTGTGGATGGAGGGTAGTGTGGGTAGGGGTGTCGGACTGCTTTGCTTAACTAACAGGGCTGCATTCTTCATTTTAGCCATAAAGAGAACTGCATTTCAGAAAAAAGAATACTTCATGCTTCCACGTGGAGAACTGCATTGTTGTACGTCGCGGACTGCATTTGTATGTTGACTTCGGGCTTCCTGCGTTTTATTTATTAATAGCGAGCTGTAGTTTCTGGCAGTGCCCACgcacatttttgttgttgttgttgttttttttattcattttaaaaaaaaattctcaTTTTTCTTTGATGTTTTATTTGTGAACTTATTGTTTTTTCTTAGTGGGCCTTGTTGGGCCTGTGTTCGGGGAGTGAAGACGCATTGGGCCCAAGTCGGCCTGTGAGCGCGGCTGGTTCACGGTGCGTTGTGTGCAGcctaatgtttagtcccacctcacccgcggaaggcgcgcccgacctgtttataagcgctgGCGAGGCAGCCGTATCGAACTCCTCTGGTTACTTATTTGGGCGCTTATACACGGCCTCGCTGCTCTATGCTCCATGACCTGTGGGCCCATGTGTGCCCGGCCCCATGCATTGTGACTCAGAACGACTCGCTTTCTGTGGGCGCAGACCTACTATGAGACTGGCTGGGGCCGGGTGCACCTGCGGTGCTCAATTTTTTCTTTGTATTTTCTCTCTTAAGTATTTTTTTTCAATGTAGGGGCGTGCACTTCTTAGCAAAACATCCGTGCACTGCATTGATCTGGGTTCTGTACTGCATGTGCACGCATTCCGTACTACACATGTTTGCGCTACATTTTTCTGCACTACATGGGTAGCatttttctttattgtttttCCCTCTTACGTATCATTTTTTCTAGTGTACGGGTGTGCACTGCTTTGTTGCCTCTATGTGCACTGCATTCATCATAGTCCTGTGCTACAGGTGTACACATTTTGCACTGCGTGCATCCTTCTTTGTGCCAAAGTTGTGACTGGTTATGCCAACGCTGCGGACTGCATCAGGTGCACTAATTCTGCGTTGTGCACTGCGCCAAAGTGCTTCTCTTGTGCTTCATTTTGAGCATGTACTGTACTTCCTGCACACATATAGTGAACTTCCTGGTAAGACTTTGGAGAACTGCACACGTAAAATGGTGTGTGGATTATAATTTTTTAGAGAATTATTATTTAATGATCTATGGTTAGTTCGTGGGAATTGCTGTAGTCAAAGTACACCTTCTTTTTTGGTTCCTTTTTCTTTAGTAACATAAGCCTTTATTGATTGTCCTTCATTCTTGGTAACATAATTTCCATTAACTCCCCTTTAATTTTCAGTTTTGACCTTTTTGCATTCCTCTTCTGTAAATGTAGGCCAACTTCTACCCTTCCTTTGCAGTTCGTTTCTCCTCTAGCTACAACTTCTCTCCTTTCTCTAgcctctctttattttttcccTTTTCTAGGTTTTTGTTGCGATGGCTCCTGGCCCCTGCGCGAATCTCTCCTGCTGCGGCCATGGTTGTGGTGTGTCGACGCACTGCGATTGCTCAGCTTGCTCGCAGGCCCGTCGTGCTCGTCGTGGGGGGAAGGTATTGTGCCGAGCTGGGCGAGCGGAGTAGCTTGCATATGGCACAGTATTCATGGAAGGATTGGATATGGGCCACATCAACGTTTTTGCGTTCTATTCCGCCCTGCTTCACCGTGGCCTTGGCCGCACAAGTCCTTTTGTCCATCAGCTTACGCCAACAGATGTGGAGactcactacaagatggtatttTTCGCTTGATCTGATTTTTCTttgtgttttctattttttttgtaTAATTCCATACTAGTATGAACTTCTAGTTTTTTAGGAATGCACATATTTTGTTTTATTGAAGTGTACTACACTTTGTACTTATatcttgtttttatttttttgcttgtgTGCATGGAGCTCGTGTTTTAATTTGCATGGTTACAATATGTGAACTGCTTAGATACTAGATGAGCACTACTAGTTTCCACAATTTCCCCCGCTTGTACATTGTGTACTACATGCAGGTAGTCTCAAGAACTTCATAATAGTTATAAGCGTACTACTTGTTTGCAAGTTCCGTACTGCACATTAGTTTGCGTTTAATCTGTACTGCTTTTTTGGACTGTTGTACACTTCATATAGCTCGTGTCTCTACTATGTGTAGGTTTTTACTGGTCCGTGCAAATATGAGAATTGTACAGCTAGTATCGTCACCAAAcagttttaattttttttgcagaaaattcCCCAACGAGCTGTTAGGTATCTTTGGCTCAAGAAGAAGGGAATTCTCCAAGTTGTTCTTCGTAATGGACACCTTAAACCAGCCAAGTACCGTGTAGGCGTTGACGGGCGGCTGCGTCTGCAGAAAGGGTGGAAGGAATTTGTCATTGATAGTGGCCTGAAGTCTGAGCAAGTTGTTGTCCTCATCTTCTTTGAACTTGAGGATCGTACAGTTAGAATCACGTTTGACGTGATTGGTTAAGGTTATGAGGTTGATTTGTAATAAGTACTTTTGCGTGTTGAACGCTTCATCTTTTTGATGTGTTTTGTAATAAGCACTTTGGTGATCTGAACCACTTCAATTATTATTCTGAACTTCATGGTGCTAGTGAGCTAACTGCATTTTTACATCGTTTTTGGATCAAAATGTGTCAATGTTTTACTCTAGACTGCTATATATATGGTATACTCTATACACCATTCCTCTTTACATGGTTTGTTTAATAACTCAtagttgatgacccacaagtataggggatctattgtagtcctttcgataagtaagagtgtcaaacccaacgaggagcagaaggaaatgataagcggttttccgcaaggtattctgtgcaagcactaaaattatcggtaacagatagttttgtgataaggtaatttgtaacgggtaacaagtaacaagtgtaaataaattgcagcaagacggcccaatcctttttgtagtaaaggacaagcctggacaaactcttatatagagaaaagcgctcccgaggacacatgggaattatcgtcaagctagttttcatcatgctcatatgattcgcgttcattactttgataatttggtatgtgggtggaccggtgcttgggcgctggcctttcttggacaagtatcccacttatgattaacccctatggcaagcatccgcaactacaaaataagtattaaggtaaacctaaccatagcatgaaacatatggatccaaatcagccccttaggaagcaactcataaactagtgtttaagcttctgtcactctagcaatccatcatctacttattgcttcccaatgccttcctctaggcccaaataatggtggagtgtcatgtagtcgacgttcacatgacaccactagaggaaagacaacatacatctcatcaaaatatcaaacgaataccaaattcacatgaccacttatagcaagacttttcccatgtcctcaggaacaaacttaactactcacaaatcatattcatgttcatattcagaggggtattaatatgcataatggatctgaacatatgatcttccaccaaataaactaactagcatcaactacaaggagtaatcaacactacaagCAACCCActggtaccaatctgaggctttgggacaaagattgcatacaagaggtgaactagggtttgagaggagatggtgctggtgaagatatGGATGGAGAATGACCCCCTCCCAGTGAGAGGAccattggtgatgatgatggtgatgatttcccgcctcccggagggaagtttccctggcaaAACAGcactgccggagccctagattggttccgccaaggttctgcctcgtggcggcggagtttcttcccgaaagcttgcttctgatttttctcggacgaaagacttcatatagcagaagatgggcaccggaggcctgacagggggcccatgaggcagggggccgcgcccaggggggtagggcgcgccccaccctcgtggccagggtgtgggccccctctggtactttcttcgctcagtattttttattaattccaaaaatgacttccgtgaagtttcagaacttttggagctgtgcacaataggtctctaatatttgccccttttccagcccagaattccagctgcgggcattctccctcttcatctaaaccttgtaaaataagagagaataggcataagtattgtgacataacgtgtaataacagcccataatgcaataaatatcgatataaaagcatgatgcaaaatggacgtatcaacttccccaagcttagaactcgcttgtcctcaagcggaagccgataacgataaatatgtccacatgtttagagatagaggtgtcgataaaataaagtacggacatgagggcatcatgatcattcttataacagcaacatatatggatattgtcatatgatttcttatgctcaagtaataatctattcacaatgtcaagtatgaatcagaaacttcattgagaactaacaaactatgatatcagtcattgaagcaattgcaatttatcataacatcggaaagagtctatgtaagagcttttcaacaagtccacatactcaactatcatttagtcttttgcaattgctaacactcatgcaatacttatggttatggagttttaatcggacacaaagaaagataggggattatagtttcacctcccaaccttttacctcgagggtaacgtcaacaataatagtccatgccaacttacatccaattggatgtatatatatatatatatcaggatctttccaacacaatgtgcttgccaaaggataaaatgtaaaaaggaaaggtgaagatcaccatgactcttgcataaggtagaagtaaaagataggcccttcgcagagggaagcagaggttgtcatgtgctttatggttggatgcacgaaatcttaatgcaaaagaacgtcactttatattgccacttgtgatatgaacctttattatgcagtccgtcgcttttattgcttccatatcacaagatcgtataaagttttattttctccacactaataaatcatacatatttagagagcaaatTTTTATTGAAATGCAACATgccaacttacttgaaggatcttactcaatccataggtagatatggtggactctcatggtaaaactggttttaaggatattcggaagcacaagtagtatctctacttggtgcaaagaatttggctagcatgagagggaaaggcaagcccaacatgttggatgatccatgaaaatatactttatttcggatataagaaaacataacccattacgttgtcttccttgtccaacatcaactctttagcatgtcatactttaatgagtgctcacaatcataaaagatgtccaagatagtatatttatatgtgaaaacctctctttctttattacttcctattaattgcaacgatgaccaaaacttgtcaactctcaacaacttttaatcatcatactctttatatgtgaaggcattactctccataagatcaatatgatctctttacttttttattctttctttttctttaattCCCTCACTATCAtaccaagataatcaagcccttgactcaacactaatctttattatatatatagctcacagactcaattacatagaaggatcataaggcaaaacttaaaacaaaatcatactaaaactttaatctattagatcaagatattaccaaaaatatcgaactaagaaaaacggtaaagataggagtgtgatggtgatacgataccggggcacctcccccaagcttggcagttgccaaggggagtgcccatacccatgtgattatgtctccttcctcggaagtggtggtgatgaggttgttgatgatgtagtattgtcatccatcttccaaggcataggctcaccatcatagaaggatgatcgagtctccgggatccttaaatctacagccaaactcatcctcttgaatctatattcatactcacagttttggttttgcaggtcatagatctgggcttggaggtgctcaattttctcgtgaagcttgaagatggcctccccaatgtccttggcatccagcttgtggttgttggtgaactccgtgatcattatgtgattggagtcaagtccgcgctccaccatctcctgacaattgaaaacttgttgctccactGCCTCGAGCCTTGTATCCATGCTTCCgatcctccttggtccctcaacatcgtggatgtgcagcaacccctcacgcatctcaatggtttgaagatgttgcagcacttccgcgaggtacgggttgatgaccttctcgaagaacttgtccttgggggcacttggagacgtcatggtgatctagatctgtcagaaaaacagctcgaaacaagaacataGGATAATTgcatgatacggtggtcaaaaccttcgggagattatataatgaatttttatcgaccaaaacaagtatcgtgcaagaaaacatagtccggagagcgcatgaggtgcccacgaggcagggggcgcgccctccaccctcgtggactcctcgtgtccttcccggactacttcttattttcctattttcttaaatattccaaaacggataaaaattgccattagaactgttttggagtcggtttacttaccgtaccacatacctattccttttcggagtctgagacgttctggaaagtgtccctcatgtattcctctggggttacggtttcaataacattagtttcaacatttataggattacctgagatatgatgtttgattctttgaccgttcaccacct
The sequence above is a segment of the Aegilops tauschii subsp. strangulata cultivar AL8/78 chromosome 6, Aet v6.0, whole genome shotgun sequence genome. Coding sequences within it:
- the LOC109734767 gene encoding uncharacterized protein, with product MADAPLYKQHRRYTRELHDVDLHGNHKLHVICTSKGEDVDKMLSTLRRKLGGMPIKLVGVDVEYTHYVKPQRAAVLQLCLEKECLVYHIAAAKDRPMELDKFLMNGEYTFVDSPLKETKAS